In Bombyx mori chromosome 11, ASM3026992v2, one genomic interval encodes:
- the LOC101740082 gene encoding sericin 1 isoform X17, which yields MRFVLCCTLIALAALSVKAFGHHREEEELFDVVSYQKIEDGKPVIIMKVIPVGPRPLSIWTGPGRDIPFFRRKYSGARSVPKPIPIPIQSKGSTERPQPTGHRSAEESSSSSSRAASSTDASSNTDSNSNSAGSSTSGGSSTYGYSSNSRDGSVSTTGSSSNTDSNSNSVGSRKSGGSSSHEDSSKSRDENVSTTGSSSNTDSNSNSAGSSTSGGSSTYGYSSNSRDGSVSSTGSSSNTDSNSNSAGSSTSGGSSTYGYSSNSRDGSVSSTGSSSNTDSNSNSVGSRKSGGSSSHEDSSKSRDETVSTTDSSSNTDSNSNSVETRKSGGSSSHEDSSKSRDENVSTTGSSSNTDSNSNSAGSSTSGGSSTYGYSSNSRDGSVSSTGSSSNTDSNSNSAGSSTSGGSSTYGYSSNSHDGSVSSTGSSSNTDSNSNSVGSRKSGGSSSHEDSSKSRDENVSTTGSSSNTDSNSNSAGSSTSGGSSTYGYSSNSRDGSVSSTGSSSYTDSNSNSAGSSTSGGSSTYGYSSNSHDGSVSSTGSSSNTDSNSNSVGSRKSGGSSSHEDSSKSRDENVSTTGSSSNTDSNSNSAGSSTSGGSSTYGYSSNSRDGSVSSTGSSSNTDSNSNSAGSSTSGGSSTYGYSSNSHDGSVSSTGSSSNTDSNSNSVESKKSGGSSSHEDSSKSRDGSVSSTGSSSNTDSNSNSAGSSTSGGSSTYGYSSNSRDGSVSSTGSSSNTDSNSNSAGSSTSGGSSTYGYSSNSHDGSVSSTGSSSNTDSISNSVGSRKSGGSSSHEDSSKSRDENVSTTGSSSNTDSNSNSAGSSTSGGSSTYGYSSNSRDGSVSSTGSSSYTDSNSNSAGSSTSGGSSTYGYSSNSHDGSVSSTGSSSNTDSNSNSVGSRKSGGSSSHEDSSKSRDENVSTTGSSSNTDSNSNSAGSSTSGGSSTYGYSSNSRDGSVSSTGSSSYTDSNSNSAGSSTSGGSSTYGYSSNSRDGSVSSTGSSSNTDSNSNSVGSRKSGGSSSHEDSSKSRDENVSTTGSSSNTDSNSNSAGSSTSGGSSTYGYSSNSRDGSVSSTGSSSNTDSNSNSAGSSTSGGSSTYGYSSNSRDGSVSSTGSSSYTDSNSNSAGSSTSGGSSTYGYSSNSRDESVSSTGSSSNTDSNSNSVGSRKSGGSSSHEDSSKSRDENVSTTGSSSNTDSNSNSAGSSTSGGSSTYGYSSNSRDGSVSSTGSSSNTDSNSNSAGSSTSGGSSTYGYSSNSHDGSVSSTGSSSNTDSNSNSVGSRKSGGSSSHEDSSKSRDGSVSSTGSSSNTDSNSNSAGSSTSGGSSTYGYSSNSRDGSVSSTGSSSYTDSNSNSAGSSTSGGSSTYGYSSNSHDGSVSSTGSSSNTDSNSNSVGSRKSDGSSSHEDSSKSRDENVSTTDSSSNTDSNSNSAGSSTSGGSSTYGYSSNSRDGSVSSTGSSSNTDSNSNSAGSSTSGGSSTYGYSSNSRDGSVSSTGSSSNTDSNSNSAGSSTSGGSSNYGYSSNSRDGGVSSTGSSSYTDSNSNSAGSSTSGGSSTYGYSSNSHDGSVSSTGSSSNTDSNSNSVGSRKSGGSSSHEDSSKSRDENVSTTGSSSNTDSNSNSAGSSTSGGSSTYGYSSNSRDGSVSSTGSSSNTDSNSNSAGSSTSGGSSTYGYSSNSRDGSVSSTGSSSYTDSNSNSAGSSTSGGSSTYGYSSNSRDESVSSTGSSSNTDSNSNSVGSRKSGGSSSHEDSSKSRDENVSTTGSSSNTDSNSNSAGSRTSGGSSTYGYSYNSRDGSVSSTGSSSNTDSNSNSAGSSTSGGSSTYGYSSNSRDESVSSTGSSSNTDSNSNSVGSRKSDGSSSHEDSSKSRDESVSTTGSSSNTDSNSSSAGSSTSGGSSTYGYSSNSGDGSVSSTGSSSNTESNSNSEGSRTSGGSSTYGYSSNSRDGSVSSTGSSSNTDSNSNSAGSSTSGGSSTYGYSSNSRDESVSSTGSSSNTDSNSNSVGSRKSDGSSSHEDSSKSRDENVSTTGSSSNTDSNSSSAGSSTSGGSSTYGYSSNSGDGSVSSTGSSSNTDSNSNSAGSSTSGGSSTYGYSSNSRDGSVSSTGSSSNTDSNSNSAGSSTSGGSSTYGYSSNSRDGSVSSTGSSSNTDSNSNSAGSSTSGSSNTHGASHGLASSGGSIASATSTPDILTIALSEDSSEVDIDLGNLGWWWNSDNKAQRAAGGATKSEASSSTQATTVSGADDSADSYTWWWNPRRSSSSSSSASSSSSGSNVGGSSQSSGSSTSGSNARGHLGTVSSTGSTSNTDSSSKSAGSRTSGGSSTYGYSSSHRGGSVSSTGSSSNTDSSTKNAGSSTSGGSSTYGYSSSHRGGSVSSTGSSSNTDSSTKNAGSSTSGGSSTYGYSSSHRGGSVSSTGSSSNTDSSTKSAGSSTSGGSSTYGYSSRHRGGRVSSTGSSSTTDASSNSVGSSTSGGSSTYGYSSNSRDGSVSSTGSSSNTDSNSNSAGSSTSGGSSTYGYSSNSRDGSVSSTGSSSNTDSNSNSAGSSTSGGSSTYGYSSNSRDGSVSSTGSSSNTDASTDLTGSSTSGGSSTYGYSSDSRDGSVSSTGSSSNTDASTDLAGSSTSGGSSTYGYSSDCGDGSVSSTGSSSNTDASTDLAGSSTSGGSSTYGYSSDSRDGSVSSTGSSSNTDASTDLAGSSTSGGSSTYGYSSNSRDGSVSSTGSSSNTDASTDLTGSSTSGGSSTYGYSSSNRDGSVLATGSSSNTDASTTEESTTSAGSSTEGYSSSSHDGSVTSTDGSSTSGGASSSSASTAKSDAASSEDGFWWWNRRKSGSGHKSATVQSSTTDKTSTDSASSTDSTSSTSGASTTTSGSSSTSGGSSTSDASSTSSSVSRSHRSGVNRLLHKPGQGKICLCFENIFDIPYHLRKNIGV from the exons GCGAAGAAGAGGAATTGTTCGATGTTGTATCTTACCAGAAAATTGAAGATGGCAAGCCTGTAATCATAATGAAAGTTATACCAGTCG GTCCACGTCCACTCTCCATATGGACCGGTCCAGGCCGTGATATACCCTTCTTCAGAAGAAAATACTCAGGCGCTCGCTCTGTTCCTAagccaataccaataccaattcAATCAAAAGGTTCAACGGAACGACCACAGCCTACAGGGCACCGTTCAG CAGAAGAATCCTCATCCTCGAGCTCTAGGGCTGCTTCATCAACCGACGCTTCTAGCAACACTGATTCAAACTCAAACAGCGCGGGATCCAGTACATCCGGCGGTAGCAGCACTTATGGATACAGTTCCAACAGTCGTGATGGAAGTGTATCGACCACCGGCAGTTCCAGTAACACTGATTCGAATTCAAACAGCGTAGGATCCAGGAAATCCGGCGGTAGCAGCTCTCATGAAGACAGTTCCAAGAGTCGTGATGAAAATGTATCGACCACCGGCAGTTCCAGTAACACCGATTCAAACTCAAACAGCGCAGGATCCAGTACATCTGGCGGTAGCAGCACTTATGGATACAGTTCCAACAGTCGTGATGGAAGTGTATCATCCACCGGCAGTTCCAGTAACACCGATTCAAACTCAAACAGCGCAGGATCCAGTACTTCTGGCGGTAGCAGCACTTATGGATACAGCTCCAACAGTCGTGATGGAAGTGTATCATCCACCGGCAGTTCCAGTAACACTGATTCAAACTCAAACAGCGTAGGATCCAGGAAATCCGGCGGTAGCAGCTCTCATGAAGACAGTTCCAAGAGTCGTGATGAAACTGTATCGACCACCGACAGTTCCAGTAACACTGATTCAAATTCAAACAGCGTAGAAACCAGGAAATCCGGCGGTAGCAGCTCTCATGAAGACAGTTCCAAGAGTCGTGATGAAAATGTATCGACCACCGGCAGTTCCAGTAACACTGATTCAAACTCAAACAGCGCAGGATCCAGTACATCTGGCGGTAGCAGCACTTATGGATACAGCTCCAACAGTCGTGATGGAAGTGTATCATCCACCGGCAGTTCTAGTAACACTGATTCAAACTCAAACAGCGCCGGATCCAGTACATCGGGCGGTAGCAGCACTTATGGATACAGTTCCAACAGTCATGATGGAAGTGTATCATCTACCGGCAGTTCCAGTAACACTGATTCGAATTCAAACAGCGTAGGATCCAGGAAATCCGGCGGTAGCAGCTCTCATGAAGACAGTTCCAAGAGTCGTGATGAAAATGTATCGACCACCGGCAGTTCCAGTAACACTGATTCAAACTCAAACAGCGCAGGATCCAGTACATCTGGCGGTAGCAGCACTTATGGATACAGCTCCAACAGTCGTGATGGAAGTGTATCATCCACCGGCAGTTCCAGTTACACTGATTCAAACTCAAACAGCGCCGGATCCAGTACATCGGGCGGTAGCAGCACTTATGGATACAGTTCCAACAGTCATGATGGAAGTGTATCATCTACCGGCAGTTCCAGTAACACTGATTCGAATTCAAACAGCGTAGGATCCAGGAAATCCGGCGGTAGCAGCTCTCATGAAGACAGTTCCAAGAGTCGTGATGAAAATGTATCGACCACCGGCAGTTCCAGTAACACCGATTCAAACTCAAACAGCGCAGGATCCAGTACATCTGGCGGTAGCAGCACTTATGGATACAGCTCCAACAGTCGTGATGGAAGTGTATCATCCACCGGCAGTTCCAGTAACACTGATTCAAACTCAAACAGCGCCGGATCCAGTACATCGGGCGGTAGCAGCACTTATGGATACAGTTCCAACAGTCATGATGGAAGTGTATCATCTACCGGCAGTTCCAGTAACACTGATTCGAATTCAAACAGCGTAGAATCCAAGAAATCCGGCGGTAGCAGCTCTCATGAAGACAGTTCCAAGAGTCGTGATGGAAGTGTATCATCCACCGGCAGTTCCAGTAACACTGATTCAAACTCAAACAGTGCAGGATCCAGTACATCTGGCGGTAGCAGCACTTATGGATACAGCTCCAACAGTCGTGATGGAAGTGTATCATCCACCGGCAGTTCCAGTAACACTGATTCAAACTCAAACAGCGCCGGATCCAGTACATCGGGCGGTAGCAGCACTTATGGATACAGTTCCAACAGTCATGATGGAAGTGTATCATCTACCGGCAGTTCCAGTAACACTGATTCGATTTCAAACAGCGTAGGATCCAGGAAATCTGGCGGTAGCAGCTCTCATGAAGACAGTTCCAAGAGTCGTGATGAAAATGTATCGACCACCGGCAGTTCCAGTAACACCGATTCAAACTCAAACAGCGCAGGATCCAGTACATCTGGCGGTAGCAGCACTTATGGATACAGCTCCAACAGTCGTGATGGAAGTGTATCATCCACCGGCAGTTCCAGTTACACTGATTCAAACTCAAACAGCGCCGGATCCAGTACATCGGGCGGTAGCAGCACTTATGGATACAGTTCCAACAGTCATGATGGAAGTGTATCATCTACCGGCAGTTCTAGTAACACTGATTCGAATTCAAACAGCGTAGGATCCAGGAAATCCGGCGGTAGCAGCTCTCATGAAGACAGTTCCAAGAGTCGTGATGAAAATGTATCGACCACCGGCAGTTCCAGTAACACCGATTCAAACTCAAACAGCGCAGGATCCAGTACATCTGGCGGTAGCAGCACTTATGGATACAGCTCCAACAGTCGTGATGGAAGTGTATCATCCACCGGCAGTTCCAGTTACACTGATTCAAACTCAAACAGCGCCGGATCCAGTACATCGGGCGGTAGCAGCACTTATGGATACAGTTCCAACAGTCGTGATGGAAGTGTATCATCCACCGGCAGTTCCAGTAACACTGATTCGAATTCAAACAGCGTAGGATCCAGGAAATCCGGCGGTAGCAGCTCTCATGAAGACAGTTCCAAGAGTCGTGATGAAAATGTATCGACCACCGGCAGTTCCAGTAACACTGATTCAAACTCAAACAGCGCAGGATCCAGTACATCTGGCGGTAGCAGCACTTATGGATACAGTTCCAATAGTCGTGATGGAAGTGTATCATCCACCGGCAGTTCCAGTAACACTGATTCAAACTCAAACAGCGCGGGATCCAGTACATCCGGTGGTAGCAGCACTTATGGATACAGTTCCAACAGTCGTGATGGAAGTGTATCATCCACCGGCAGTTCCAGTTACACTGATTCAAACTCAAACAGCGCAGGATCCAGTACATCTGGTGGTAGCAGCACTTATGGATACAGTTCCAACAGTCGTGATGAAAGTGTATCATCCACCGGCAGTTCCAGTAACACTGATTCGAATTCAAACAGCGTAGGATCCAGGAAATCCGGCGGTAGCAGCTCTCATGAAGACAGTTCCAAGAGTCGTGATGAAAATGTATCGACCACCGGCAGTTCCAGTAACACCGATTCAAACTCAAACAGCGCAGGATCCAGTACATCTGGCGGTAGCAGCACTTATGGATACAGCTCCAACAGTCGTGATGGAAGCGTATCATCCACCGGCAGTTCCAGTAACACTGATTCAAACTCAAACAGCGCCGGATCCAGTACATCGGGCGGTAGCAGCACTTATGGATACAGTTCCAACAGTCATGATGGAAGTGTATCATCTACCGGCAGTTCCAGTAACACTGATTCGAATTCAAACAGCGTAGGTTCCAGGAAATCCGGCGGTAGCAGCTCTCATGAAGACAGTTCCAAGAGTCGTGATGGAAGTGTATCATCCACTGGCAGTTCCAGTAACACTGATTCAAACTCAAACAGCGCAGGATCCAGTACATCTGGCGGTAGCAGCACTTATGGATACAGCTCCAACAGTCGTGATGGAAGTGTATCATCCACCGGCAGTTCCAGTTACACTGATTCAAACTCAAACAGCGCAGGATCCAGTACATCGGGCGGTAGCAGCACTTATGGATACAGTTCCAACAGTCATGATGGAAGTGTATCATCTACCGGCAGTTCCAGTAACACTGATTCGAATTCAAACAGCGTAGGATCTAGGAAATCCGACGGTAGCAGCTCTCATGAAGACAGTTCCAAGAGTCGTGATGAAAATGTATCGACCACCGACAGTTCCAGTAACACCGATTCAAACTCAAACAGTGCAGGATCCAGTACATCCGGTGGTAGCAGCACTTATGGATACAGCTCCAACAGCCGTGATGGAAGTGTATCATCCACCGGCAGTTCCAGTAACACTGATTCAAACTCAAACAGCGCCGGATCCAGTACATCGGGCGGTAGCAGCACTTATGGATACAGTTCCAACAGTCGTGATGGAAGTGTATCATCCACCGGCAGTTCCAGTAACACTGATTCAAACTCAAACAGCGCGGGATCCAGTACATCCGGTGGTAGCAGCAATTATGGATACAGTTCCAACAGTCGTGATGGAGGTGTATCATCCACCGGCAGTTCCAGTTACACTGATTCAAACTCAAACAGCGCCGGATCCAGTACATCGGGCGGTAGCAGCACTTATGGATACAGTTCCAACAGTCATGATGGAAGTGTATCATCTACCGGCAGTTCCAGTAACACTGATTCGAATTCAAACAGCGTAGGTTCCAGGAAATCCGGCGGTAGCAGCTCTCATGAAGACAGTTCCAAGAGTCGTGATGAAAATGTATCGACCACCGGCAGTTCCAGTAACACTGATTCAAACTCAAACAGCGCAGGATCCAGTACATCTGGCGGTAGCAGCACTTATGGATACAGTTCCAATAGTCGTGATGGAAGTGTATCATCCACCGGCAGTTCCAGTAACACTGATTCAAACTCAAACAGCGCGGGATCCAGTACATCCGGTGGTAGCAGCACTTATGGATACAGTTCCAACAGTCGTGATGGAAGTGTATCATCCACCGGCAGTTCCAGTTACACTGATTCAAACTCAAACAGCGCAGGATCCAGTACATCTGGTGGTAGCAGCACTTATGGATACAGTTCCAACAGTCGTGATGAAAGTGTATCATCCACCGGCAGTTCCAGTAACACTGATTCGAATTCAAACAGCGTAGGATCCAGGAAATCCGGCGGTAGCAGCTCTCATGAAGACAGTTCCAAGAGTCGTGATGAAAATGTATCGACCACCGGCAGTTCCAGTAACACTGATTCAAACTCAAACAGCGCAGGATCCAGAACATCTGGCGGTAGCAGCACTTATggatatagttacaacagtcGTGATGGAAGTGTATCATCCACCGGCAGTTCCAGTAACACTGATTCAAACTCAAACAGCGCAGGATCCAGTACATCTGGTGGTAGCAGCACTTATGGATACAGTTCCAACAGTCGTGATGAAAGTGTATCATCCACCGGCAGTTCCAGTAACACTGATTCGAATTCAAACAGCGTAGGATCCAGGAAATCCGACGGTAGCAGCTCTCATGAAGACAGTTCCAAGAGTCGTGATGAAAGTGTATCGACCACCGGCAGTTCCAGTAACACTGATTCAAACTCAAGCAGCGCAGGATCCAGTACATCCGGTGGTAGCAGCACTTATGGATACAGCTCCAACAGTGGTGATGGAAGTGTATCATCCACCGGCAGTTCCAGTAACACTGAGTCAAACTCAAACAGCGAAGGATCCAGAACATCTGGCGGTAGCAGCACTTATGGATACAGTTCCAACAGTCGTGATGGAAGTGTATCATCCACCGGCAGTTCCAGTAACACTGATTCAAACTCAAACAGCGCAGGATCCAGTACATCTGGTGGTAGCAGCACTTATGGATACAGTTCCAACAGTCGTGATGAAAGTGTATCATCCACCGGCAGTTCCAGTAACACTGATTCGAATTCAAACAGCGTAGGATCCAGGAAATCCGACGGTAGCAGCTCTCATGAAGACAGTTCCAAGAGTCGTGATGAAAATGTATCGACCACCGGCAGTTCCAGTAACACTGATTCAAACTCAAGCAGCGCAGGATCCAGTACATCCGGTGGTAGCAGCACTTATGGATACAGCTCCAACAGTGGTGATGGAAGTGTATCATCCACCGGCAGTTCCAGTAACACTGATTCAAACTCAAACAGCGCAGGATCCAGTACATCTGGCGGTAGCAGCACTTATGGATACAGCTCCAACAGTCGTGATGGAAGTGTATCATCCACCGGCAGTTCCAGTAACACTGATTCAAACTCAAACAGCGCAGGATCCAGTACATCTGGCGGTAGCAGCACTTATGGATACAGCTCCAACAGTCGTGATGGAAGTGTATCATCCACCGGCAGTTCCAGTAACACTGATTCAAACTCAAACAGCGCAGGATCCAGTACATCTGGCAGTAGCAACACTCATGGTGCCAGCCATGGTTTGGCATCATCTGGCGGTAGTATAGCATCAGCAACTAGTACTCCTGACATACTTACCATAG CACTAAGTGAAGACTCTTCCGAGGTGGATATTGATCTTGGCAATTTAGGCTGGTGGTGGAATTCAGACAATAAGGCACAAAGAGCGGCAGGCGGCGCAACAAAGTCTGAAGCTTCATCATCCACTCAAG ctaCTACAGTCAGTGGCGCAGACGACAGTGCTGATTCTTACACCTGGTGGTGGAATCCTAGACGATCAAGCAGCTCCTCTTCATCAGCAAGTTCTAGCAGCTCTGGCTCCAATGTTGGTGGTTCCTCTCAATCCAGCGGTAGCAGCACTTCTGGAAGTAATGCCCGCGGTCATCTAGGAACCGTTTCGTCCACTGGCAGTACCAGTAACACCGATTCAAGCTCAAAAAGTGCAGGATCCCGTACATCCGGCGGTAGCAGCACTTATGGATATAGCTCCAGCCATCGTGGTGGAAGCGTATCATCCACCGGCAGTTCCAGCAACACTGATTCAAGCACAAAGAATGCAGGATCCAGTACATCCGGCGGTAGCAGCACTTATGGATATAGCTCCAGCCATCGTGGTGGAAGCGTATCATCCACCGGCAGTTCCAGCAACACTGATTCAAGCACAAAGAATGCAGGATCCAGTACATCTGGCGGTAGCAGCACTTATGGATATAGCTCTAGCCATCGTGGTGGAAGTGTATCATCCACCGGCAGTTCCAGCAACACTGATTCAAGCACAAAGAGTGCAGGATCCAGTACATCCGGCGGTAGCAGCACTTACGGATATAGCTCCAGGCATCGTGGTGGACGCGTATCATCCACCGGCAGTTCCAGCACAACTGATGCAAGCTCAAACAGCGTAGGATCTAGTACATCCGGCGGTAGCAGCACTTATGGATACAGTTCCAACAGTCGTGATGGAAGTGTATCATCCACCGGCAGTTCCAGTAACACTGATTCAAACTCAAACAGCGCGGGATCCAGTACATCCGGTGGTAGCAGCACTTATGGATACAGTTCCAACAGTCGTGATGGAAGTGTATCATCCACCGGCAGTTCCAGTAACACTGATTCAAACTCAAACAGCGCGGGATCCAGTACATCCGGTGGTAGCAGCACTTATGGATACAGTTCCAACAGTCGTGATGGAAGTGTATCATCCACCGGCAGTTCCAGTAACACTGATGCAAGCACAGACCTTACAGGATCCAGTACATCCGGCGGTAGCAGCACTTATGGATACAGTTCCGACAGTCGTGATGGAAGTGTATCATCCACCGGCAGTTCCAGTAACACTGATGCAAGCACAGACCTGGCAGGATCCAGTACATCTGGCGGTAGCAGCACTTATGGATACAGTTCCGACTGTGGTGATGGAAGTGTATCATCCACCGGCAGTTCCAGTAACACTGATGCAAGCACAGACCTTGCAGGATCCAGTACATCCGGCGGTAGCAGCACTTATGGATACAGTTCCGACAGTCGTGATGGAAGTGTATCATCCACCGGCAGTTCCAGTAACACTGATGCAAGCACAGACCTTGCAGGATCCAGTACATCGGGCGGTAGCAGCACTTATGGATACAGTTCCAACAGTCGTGATGGAAGTGTATCATCCACCGGCAGTTCCAGTAACACTGATGCAAGCACAGACCTTACAGGATCCAGTACATCCGGCGGTAGCAGCACTTATGGATATAGCTCAAGCAATCGTGATGGAAGTGTATTGGCCACTGGCAGTTCCAGTAACACTGATGCAAGCACCACAGAAGAATCCACCACGTCCGCTGGTAGCAGCACTGAAGGATATAGTTCCAGTAGCCATGATGGAAGCGTAACATCCACCGACGGTTCCAGCACAAGTGGAGGAGCTTCTTCCAGCTCAG CGTCAACCGCCAAAAGCGACGCCGCGTCATCTGAAGACGGTTTCTGGTGGTGGAATAGAAGGAAATCAGGATCCGGTCACAAAAGCGCTACCGTACAGTCATCCACAACCGATAAGACGAGCACCGACAGTGCCAGCAGCACCGATTCCACCTCAAGCACGTCCGGGGCAAGCACAACCACTTCAGGCAGTTCTTCTACCTCGGGCGGTTCAAGTACATCGGACGCTTCCTCCACTTCGTCTAGTGTTTCCAGAAGTCATCGTTCAGGCGTGAACAGACTTTTACACAAGCCTGGTCAAGGAAAAATATGCCTTTGCTTCGAAAACATATTCGATATTCCTTACCATCTCCGTAAGAATATCGGTGTTTAA